One Mobula hypostoma chromosome 5, sMobHyp1.1, whole genome shotgun sequence DNA segment encodes these proteins:
- the LOC134347161 gene encoding uncharacterized protein LOC134347161 — translation MQVVMSELFSTTRNYWKESTTRNDLWGKQTEPRIHRSKDCDVGTPRTSTPGQEEWTANKLRLYLKTKYHLLWSPITSDCQLPSLADLSIEKNAGQVQSSHKLIGKELPSSDSNTANLLTEENTQPVVKPQSPVSLSSEGMSWTYLKPLGGTEPESGVMSQSGGEDNISVNPATPEDLISDKSLSPISPETQSQDAPSLGSGSLDGCPPASPDCRKESSLPEQANSSKPIDKEAREPQVEFTNFLTPSAEYLEQIMDNVPTNVQTKTASEKSFQQQEPDSSLLALSATFGMLVDEGLHLLKKTMDNVYSSMQSGNRQMHIDMVHLHNVIHMGWVQLAEQMSSLINVLTTLVQNQQASSTLLRNVALQSTIAISERHFPDYLGCTKITEEPLHQACCLTDENSSSTSKNPVANHPQSESYYNEMP, via the exons ATGCAGGTTGTGATGTCTGAGCTTTTTTCTACTACACGTAATTATTGGAAAGAATCAACAACCAGAAATGACTTGTGGGGGAAGCAAACTGAGCCCAGAATTCATAGATCAAAAGACTGTGATGTTGGAACACCACGGACAAGCACACCTGGACAGGAGGAATGGACTGCAAATAAACTTCGTTTGTACCTGAAAACAAAATATCATCTACTTTGGAGTCCTATTACATCTG ATTGTCAGTTGCCTTCCCTTGCAGACCTATCCATTGAGAAGAACGCAGGGCAGGTGCAGAGCTCCCACAAGCTCATTGGCAAAGAGTTGCCGTCCTCTGACTCCAATACAGCAAATCTGTTGACTGAGGAGAATACACAGCCTGTTGTTAAGCCCCAATCACCTGTATCTTTATCCTCTGAAGGAATGAGCTGGACGTATCTAAAACCTTTAGGAGGAACGGAGCCAGAAAGCGGAGTGATGAGTCAGTCAGGAGGAGAAGATAATATTTCAGTGAACCCCGCAACACCTGAGGATCTTATTTCAGATAAAAGTCTTTCTCCAATTTCCCCGGAAACACAGAGTCAAGATGCACCTTCCCTAGGATCTGGGAGTCTTGATGGATGTCCTCCAGCATCCCCAGATTGCAGAAAGGAATCTAGTCTACCAGAGCAAGCCAACAGCAGTAAACCAATAGACAAGGAAGCACGTGAGCCTCAAGTAGAGTTTACCAACTTCCTCACTCCATCAGCTGAGTACCTTGAGCAGATTATGGACAATGTTCCGACCAACGTCCAGACTAAAACAGCAAGTGAGAAAAGCTTCCAGCAACAAGAGCCCGATTCCAGTCTCCTTGCTCTCTCCGCTACCTTTGGGATGCTTGTGGATGAAGGTTTGCACCTACTCAAGAAAACCATGGATAATGTCTATTCCAGTATGCAGTCTGGGAATAGGCAGATGCACATAGACATGGTTCACCTTCACAATGTCATACACATGGGCTGGGTACAGCTGGCTGAACAGATGAGCTCTCTAATTAATGTGCTCACTACACTTGTACAGAACCAGCAGGCCTCTTCTACCTTGTTACGTAATGTAGCCCTTCAAAGTACCATAGCAATCTCTGAAAGGCATTTCCCAGACTACCTCGGGTGCACAAAAATCACTGAAGAACCACTGCATCAAGCATGCTGCCTTACAGATGAAAATTCGAGTAGTACTTCTAAAAATCCAGTAGCCAATCATCCTCAATCTGAAAGCTATTATAATGAAATGCCATAA